A window of Elgaria multicarinata webbii isolate HBS135686 ecotype San Diego chromosome 2, rElgMul1.1.pri, whole genome shotgun sequence contains these coding sequences:
- the LOC134393487 gene encoding thioredoxin-related transmembrane protein 1-like, translated as MAKSLRWGFSSGLLEGRNKNMQGFPQALAPHTPEPSALASELPAPPRPAARAPCAEPPPRRSLRAFPRLRAPAFAPRPSPPARARTCAAAKRGQQRPRRRPSPTLPPQRTFPGWKAALQASWSRAGRAGRPTRRGRPKVPPDHHRRHHHAPRPRAWRCRLLRAVAGGEPTAAGACATPLPACPQLCVKAGAVLPKVRLVCQRAGAAHRGPCSCHAVWGVWLSSRGPFAAARPNGVAEAALGDTWRAAKAEVAKMAARGLPGSSWPLPWLPLLLLLASGCPGQARAGRSQVKALSDGGWRELLQGEWMVEFYAPWCPACQNLQPEWESFAEWGEDLEVNIAKVDVTEQPGLSGRFIITALPTIYHCKDGEFRRYQGPRTKTDFINFISDKEWKSIEPVSSWFGPSSFLMSSMSALFQLSMWIRNCHNYFTGQLGIPVWGSYAIFTFATLFSGLLLGLVMVFLADCICPSKKHRPLQHPHQKKQLEAAQLPKMFAEDLDEDDLPYAEVEAREPQRPVSTPSAVRQRAVIPAAEEEERA; from the exons ATGGCGAAGAGCCTCCGCTGGGGCTTCTCCTCAGGCctgctggaaggcagaaacaaaaataTGCAGGGATTTCCTCAGGCCCTGGCCCCCCACACTCCCGAGCCCAGCGCCCTGGCCAGCGAACTG cccgcGCCGCCTCGCCCGGCCGCCCGCGCCCCTTGCGCAGAACCGCCCCCGCGGCGGAGCCTCCGCGCCTTTCCCCGCCTGCGGGCTCCAGCCTTTGCCCCGCGGCCCTCTCCgcccgcgcgcgcgcgcacgtgcGCCGCAGCCAAGCGAGGGCAGCAACGGCCCCGGCGGCGCCCCTCGCCGACCCTCCCGCCACAGCGGACCTTCCCGGGCTGGAAGGCTGCGCTGCAAGCCTCCTGGAGCCGGGCGGGCCGGGCCGGGCGGCCAACCCGTCGAGGACGCCCGAAGGTGCCGCCAgaccaccaccgccgccaccaccacgcCCCTCGCCCCCGCGCCTGGCGCTGCCGCCTCCTGCGCGCCGTCGCAGGCGGAGAGCCCACCG CGGCCGGCGCTTGCGCCACGCCGCTCCCTGCCTGCCCGCAGCTCTGTGTGAAGGCGGGGGCCGTCCTGCCGAAGGTGCGCCTTGTCTGCCAGCGCGCGGGCGCTGCTCACAGGGGCCCCTGCAGCTGCCACgcggtgtggggtgtgtggctgTCCTCTCGTGGCCCCTTTGCTGCGGCCAGGCCTAACGGCGTGGCGGAGGCTGCGCTGGGCGACACG TGGCGCGCGGCCAAGGCGGAGGTGGCCAAGATGGCGGCCCGCGGCCTCCCTGGGTCCTCCTGGCCTCTGCCgtggctgccgctgctgctgctgctggcgtcGGGCTGCCCGGGACAGGCGCGGGCCGGGCGCAGCCAAGTGAAGGCGCTGAGCGACGGCGGCTGGCGGGAGCTGCTGCAGGGCGAGTGGATGGTCGAGTT CTACGCGCCTTGGTGCCCTGCCTGCCAGAACTTGCAGCCGGAGTGGGAAAGCTTCGCTGAATGGGGAGAGGATCTTGAAGTCAACATTGCAAAAGTGGATGTGACGGAGCAGCCAG GACTGAGTGGGCGGTTTATCATAACAGCACTCCCCACCATCTACCA TTGTAAAGATGGAGAGTTTAGACGATACCAGGGTCCACGGACGAAAACTGACTTCATCAACTTCATCAGTGATAAAGAATGGAAGTCGATTGAGCCCGTTTCTTCTTGGTTTGGCCCATCCTCCTTCCT GATGAGCAGCATGTCTGCCCTGTTCCAGCTGTCCATGTGGATCCGG AACTGCCACAACTATTTCACGGGACAACTTGGAATACCGGTCTGGGGATCCTACGCTATTTTTACATTTGCAACCTTGTTTTCGGGGCTGCTGCTGGGGCTT gtaaTGGTGTTTCTGGCAGACTGTATTTGCCCCTCCAAGAAGCACAGGCCGCTGCAGCACCCTCATCAAA AAAAGCAGCTGGAGGCCGCTCAGCTCCCCAAAATGTTTGCCGAAGACCTGGACGAAGATGACCTCCCTTACGCTGAGGTGGAGGCCAGAGAGCCTCAGCGCCCCGTCTCCACGCCCAGTGCCGTGAGGCAGCGTGCCGTGATCCCAGCTGCGGAAGAGGAGGAGCGGGCGTAG